The genomic region GCTACGTTCGCTGTTTCGCTTTCGCTCCATTCCTCCGCTTCGTTTCTATACGGACAAGGATGTCCATGATGTGAATCAGAAGCTCCCATCGCTAACCCTATTGTAGCGGTATACATTATTTCTCTATAGACTAAGGCTATGGGCAGGGGGCGGAGCGGTTTGTTACATTATACCGCCCGCCTATGATATTATTTACTGTACTTCTTTTCTATATCGCCGATCATATTGACGCGTTTTGTGTAGCTGCCGCCTTCAAACTGTGCATCAAAAAAAGCATCGACAATTGCTTTTGCTATTTCAGGACCTACAATACATACCCCCATAGAAACAATATTGATATCACTGTGCTCAACAGCCAATTTTGCGGTGCACGGTTCACTACACGCGGCAGCGCGGATTCCCGGAACCTTATTTGCGGCGAGGGAAATACCGATACCTGATCCGCAGATCAATATTCCTTTTTCAACCTCCTTCGATTTAATTGCCTCAGCAACCTTTAAACCGAATTCGGGATAATCGACCGGAACCTTCGGATCTGTTGTTCCGTAATCGACACATTCATACCCTTTGTTTCGTACATGTTCCATTAAGATATGTTTTAATCCAACCGATGCATGATCGCATCCAAAACCGACCTTCATAGTATGCTCCCTTTGTATCGTAAGATT from Treponema vincentii harbors:
- the rpiB gene encoding ribose 5-phosphate isomerase B, coding for MKVGFGCDHASVGLKHILMEHVRNKGYECVDYGTTDPKVPVDYPEFGLKVAEAIKSKEVEKGILICGSGIGISLAANKVPGIRAAACSEPCTAKLAVEHSDINIVSMGVCIVGPEIAKAIVDAFFDAQFEGGSYTKRVNMIGDIEKKYSK